A region of the Manduca sexta isolate Smith_Timp_Sample1 chromosome 5, JHU_Msex_v1.0, whole genome shotgun sequence genome:
TGATACGTGATTCCGATTTTAAGAaatgtactttaatttttttatttaatttggtttagaatataaaatgacCCAAGGTAAATAAAAACCTACAATGACTAGGCTACTTTTggcttttcattttaaagttaacattatcAGTATAAGCAGTTAAGTTCATACTTTACCACAAAATGgcaaggtttttatttttctggtcaggcttGGTATTTTTCGAAACAAAGATTCTAATTCGATTATTATACCATCTTACTCTTTACCAAGTTTAGGTAAAAAGTTATcgcaacataaatatttttgtttataaatgttaaCTCCTCTAAATTGATCTCTGGTGCTTCGAGCGTTTCTTTAgtacacaataaatatatttggtaatgtcatttcgaaattaaaatctctaaaatatgatttttgaaCAGACGAAACCAAGCTGGCAAGAGTTATTAGTTAAcatccaataataaaataaaagacgcACATTCtcatatgtttttaatgaaaataacgtCACAAATACAACAGCAAATCTTTGGTTACATACTTACAGGGTTGAGATCGATAAAACTACTTCGGCTTACATTAAACATACatcacaaaaacaacaaaacattatGGATTACTCCAAGTATAATTCAATACAAGATCAATTAATTCAATTGTTGgtgataacatatattttatatctgcctggataacgaccaccttacacaaggtgttaaaacccaccatagtgacccacgtaagtgtgtcggaGTTCCGGtattagtctgtgtatatccggttccaacaggccggcatgattacGTCGACTgtcgcggggtaatcatctctcgttagtcgatattctattggaccccactccacttaccatagggtgcaatgggatcactttgccgcgctcgaatagaaacatattttttactcggAAACTGAAATAGCCTTTATACATCTTagcttaaataataacaattacaacTCATACGAGTATACAGTTGATAAAACCACGAATCTTCTTTAATGAATGAGTTAAGGTTCAATTCAATGTCCCACCTACTTATAGTGCCTCTTTTATCGCCTAACCAATTATCACCACTCaatattttctcaatattttaCATGCTGAATGCAAGATGCTCTGAATGATTGCACCGCGCTCGTCCAGTGAGCTAAACTATTATGGTCAGTAACTATACTGGCTTTAATATCTAAACCTGAATACAATAAAAGTGTTTTCAAACTGCAGTTATTCAAAACCCAGTGCCTAAATTCCTTACGTGGAAACTCGCTTTGATTTTATGGAATTTGGTAAAATAATCCATGTATTATGGATACGCGATAAACGTCCTtcttaacaagttctaaaaCTTGTTCAATTGGGATAAACAAACGattccaaaattaataaatgtcacCAAAATTAAATTCACCATCGCTTTATTTACCATCGTCCTTGTCCTTGTCTTTTTGACCATTCTTACCATCATCTTTACCATTCTGTGCGGGAGCTATCATCAACAAATTATTACCATTCCTATCAGCAATATTCCTGAACGGCATATTCTGCCTCCATCTAGAAGGAAAGTAGTACTGATTCTTAAAAACTCTCAGATGGTCCTTCCCGAAGATTATTTCTGTCCTTGTACTGATCCGAAGTCCTTTGGCAGGATCTTCGGAAGATAGTTTCCTCATTCTCTTCGTTACCACACCTCTGGTCGCTGTCGAAGACCTTAGCTCTAGGACCTTCGTCTTCGTAATAAGGCCGCTTCAGGAGCAGTCGTCGAGATTGAGGACTGAGAGGTGATTCGCATTTGATGGCGAGAGATGCGGAGTTTTCCTTGTTCATGGATAGGCCGTGAGTCTTTTGCCACTCCAAGACTTCGCAAAGAAGGCCTATGTACCTGtggaagaaagaaaaaaagacaCGTTACTATAAATACAACACATTCCGATTTCACTTTTCTCTACACAAACCAATCATAATTtatgactataataatatttcaatagcataaactattttaactaataaaaaatatatattgttagtCAATATTGACTGAAATACTTGagaattaaattgattttacagTTAACATAGCACAATGCGTTAACTCCCACAAAATAACTAGGTATCAGATGctatgtgtttaattttaataattacaaactgagggtaattttgtaataagttcaACGGCTCCTACGGTCGCGCCAGTCAACGAATATACGTCTGATTGTAAAGTTATCGTTTCATTGCTTTTCCTAGTAATCCACTTATtcctatttttacaaaaaaaactcaCAGCATTTAAACGCAAAATTCATGACAGCTTTAAAGCCATATCACCGCCTTGATTGCATGTACTACCACATAATGCTGAACAGAATAGTACCTATTACAGTCTAGAGTAAGCTAGCGTTAGTTATCGCGCTCGTTTGGATGGTTTACTGTTGTTAATCCTTctgtttttgtaattacaattaTCTACCCCCTTTACCCTGTCTTATCAAAACATACATCTTGTCAATGTATGTTATATGAGTTgttcctttaataaataaataaattccttaaaCAGTTCACCATGTATGGAATAAATTCAGTTCTGAAAAGATAGAAATTTGAGATTTACCTACCTAATAGCCATTCTCAATATCTCGTTCTTGGACAGCTTCTTGTCAGGCGGGTGGGTCGGCACCAGTCTCCTGAGCTCAGCAAACGCACCCGACACGTTCTGCTGCCGCCAGCGCTCGCGGCAGTTCGTGAAGAGCTTGCGAGGTGCGCGGATGATGCAAGAGTTCAGGGGCTGCAGGTCCTCGGACAGGGTCTGGGGGAAGTCGAGAATTTTaaatgctcagtatcagcctggagtctggaatttatgccccatataggctcgcctcctatcatatcatgggacggaacacacttgtcgaaaggtgggtgccctggttgcgcctctgcatacaccttcggggataaatgcgtgatgtgtgtgttgtGAGAATTTCAAACAACTGTCGATTAGAGAAGAATAATTATATCTGCCATCTCGATTTGATATAGATACTCCATCTAGACGTCACTTcagtttaccatcaggtgcagtaataTCACTATCTAATCACtattattccaaaaataaaagagaTTATTAAAGAAGACTTCTCACGTAGGTAATAGTTTGCTtaagatttattaaaagttCAATATAGATTTTCATTTGATTTAGAAAGAAGACTTCGTAAGCTGACCGCtatgtatttcttttaattaatattaggaAACCAAAccacacaatatttattttaattcatgtaAAAGCAAAGTTTTCACACCAAGCAATACAATGAATTTAAAACTCTTAATACTCGCTATTCTGTGCCGTTCCTTGACTATAAACCCGCTAGAGTAGTTGAGTTAAGTATGTTCTCTGGTGGTAAAGATCTCATATGCGAGATGCCGTATTGGTAcataccatcgcaatgtctatcgCCAAACAACAGTGTGCAGGCACTGTtatatttcggtttgaaggacattgtagccactaTAATTATTGGGCACTATGAaacgtaacataatatttttcaggTTGAACCACGCATTGGaatgccacgcagtactttgtaattcaaagttctgtttGGTGTTGCTAATGCTTATAGATGATCGCTTACCATCACCATCGTCTTGCCATATAACTGCAATAGAAAAGAAGTGAATACCTGCACAGTCCTGGGTTGCCGGTCGTCATCGCTGTCTGGGAGACACAGATCATCGCTCAGCATCTCGCTGTCGGGCTCCTCGTCCGAACACGACTCCTGGTCTGAAGCCATGGCCGATGGACACCCTGGAGAAGGAAACTACGTCACTAACCAGAAGGTATTTACAACTATGTGCatattgtctttattatttaaacgaaATCATATAAATCTTGCTCGTACTGCTTCAATGGGTcacgggttcgaatcccgggtcagatAAAGAGAAACTCAGTTTTTTTGCTCAGTGCCCGcctagtctggaatttgtgcctcatatggtgataggctctcctcctatcacatcatgggacggaacacatttggcgaaaagtgggtgtcctggttgaaCCTCTGCCTATCCATTCGCGGATACACGCAAGATGTACGTATAAATCCGACATTAAACGACAATATTTGGATATAAGCTAGTTTGTACGAAAACCACGTGGCGGAGTTCAACTCGAGTTAGTCCGGTTTTTATAGGGGTACACAACATAGTAACTCTACTATACCTGTTTGTAAGTGAAATGGCGTCCACATAGAATATGGATTGACCAGAAACGATTATCTTGCTAGTCGATATATATAGTTTAGTTCAAAACTGAATGACCAGGATGATACTAAAACACCTGATGTGGGCTATTTTGTCGTGTTTTGTATTCGTGTCGGCTGCTTTCTATCTAAGCATAAAagaatatcctaccaccagctttaCCTTAGACATTACGTCATCAAGTCCTTGGTCCGTTCTATAAAAGTACAAACACCTATTGTTGAAGCCGCTCTTATTACGCGCTATCAGCGGACGTGGCTATCACAGGAACTGCTATATTTAGAGCAATTATTAATGTACTGTTTACGGGAACAATGCTCAGTTATTTTTGAATTGCtctttattaattgttatagaGCGTATACTCACGCATTTGTCCACGAAGAGTTAGGCAGGGGTGCAACTGGTAAACACATTTTTCGCTGTATGTATTCTGTCTCATGGTGTGGTATTGAGCAAGCCAATCGCCATTCGGGCAAAAATCTCAGATTAAGGGTAGAGCAGTAAAATCTAATATCATATTGCTTGAATTGAGACCAGGGACTTCAGAGCAGTGGTTGTACCGCGCATACAATACAATTATGATTATAGCATCATGCGCGTCCTTTTTCAAACGTAAGCATAGGTGTACCACATCGcacgttgaaaacaaaagtggtATTATACCAAATTAGATGGTATTGAGTTAGAGCGACAGCGGTCAGTTTATGTTTAACGAACAAACGCAAAACTTAAAAGTATGAAGAGacttttaagttttgtgtttATACCCTAAGTCACCTATTAAGAAATGGATCTTTGGATATTATGACGTAGTTTTTTCTGCAGATTTCAAGTCGCTCTAACTCAATACCGTCATATTTCGTAtaatgccacttttgttttcaacgtgAAACATATTTACCAATCATTTTAAGTCCCATATAATAGAGGCAGGCCTGTTGTCATTAGCGGACACAATACTAAACTCCatgatgatgaaaaaaaaattcaaatacacctctgcttacccatGATAAGAGAAGTAAATTGATGCTACAGTCATTTcgttttaagttaaaatattcttttgtatAATGTTCGAGAATAAACTAAATCCAGATATGACTTCGTTACTCAAAGTTTTTAATCCATTCTTTATCCCTACAACGGTTATCAACAAGCGGGACTGATGGCTCAACGGTAACTTTGTTTCATTCGCTCTTTTATGAAacttgattaataaaattacgtaattttatgctattattattatttactagcttttgctcgcggctccgcccgcgttataaagtttttcaggctaaagttttaaaattagtagtttcccgggagcctatgttcttcccagggtttcaaactgtctccataccaaattttatcttaatacgttgggtagtttttgagtttaagacgttcaggcaaacggatgcagcggggactttgttttataatatatttttttagaactttttaagaggaataatcccgacatacatcattgttgcataactttaaccgtttacgcagcgcacgcaacggaagctctcaaaactaataaattgtccccgtatttgtaacatgtttcattactgctccgctcctattggtcatagcgtgatgatatacagcctatagcaccccacaaataaagggctatccaacacaaaaagattttttcagttcaaactggtagttcctaagattagccattactgctccgctcctattggtcatagcgtgatgatatataacttagagcactccaccaacaaagggctatccaacgcaaaaagaatttttcagtttggaccggtagttccagagattagccattgctgctccgctcctattgggtatagcgtgatgatatatagcctatagcaatccacaaataaagggctatccaacgcaaaaagaatttttcagtttggaccgatagttcctaagattagtaaacaaatataatgagaaagcttcgaactgctaagctatcgggagttacacgtgtcattgtgagccaaccataaaagatagacatatgctgtcgtgggatatttttacataattttaaggagaacatttccgtcatacatgatttctatgtagctttaaccattaaggttgcacacgcgacggaagcttaaaaaatggagtaatttctcccgttttcccaacatttcccttcactgctctgcgcctattaattgtagcgtgatgaaaagtatactataaccagcacaggagtatgaaaaataattgtaccaagtttcgttaaaatccgtcgagtagtttttgtttctataacggttatacagacagacagacagacagacagacagacagacagacagacagacagacagacagacagacagacaaaaattttactaattgcatttttggcatcagtatcgatccctaatcaccccctgatagttatttttgaaatatatttcatgtacagaattgacctctctacagatgtattataagtatatagatatagatagatagatatagatatagattattagAAACTCCACTTTATTAAAAAAGGTTTCAACAATTTTTCTTAGCTAATCTGGGTGCCTTAATCAAGCTATCAGTTCGATGTTTTTTTCTATACTAGATAtcaataataactaaaaatataattaaaattaatgtattagaAGGTATAGAaggattattaattaattttgtactaGGTCACAAGGATTCTTAACATTCTTGGGAATATATTAatcactagttgacccgacaaacgttgtcccgtcttaactatgttctgcagcacgcattctgtcaatcgctgacaggtatttcaaacaattgacagttatataaaattaatattttcgttaagttttcttaaattttctaatattccgcacattttttttattttttctttcataagaaccttctcctaaccataacaaacacaacaacaaaaaaatagtgaaatcggtccagtcgttcacggctgatggcgtgaccaagggaaatagtgattcatatatatatatatatatatatatatatatatatatatatatatatatatatactagaaATTACTTTTCTAGTCAGCCGAAGATAGACCAGCATATTATGACGCACGCAATAATTTTGAACTTCTAAATTATGCCAAACAAAATTACACTTTTCAAATGTCGAATGGAGTAGAGTTGGTGAACCATAGATTAGTGTTATCGGTGATTTTATTCgtgtcattattaattaaaataaaatcactaaCTAAAAgtgaagttttaattaaactcaTAGTAGCAACAAACGTGCTGGTCGAAAAAGTAGCCTCATAATACATTGTACTCCTCACTACTTGACAATATTCAGTAAAACTAATCACATTGATATAGAaggattgaaaaataaatttaaagtttgtaataaaagtaCGACCAATCCatctatctataaaatataaaagtaatatttcaaCAGAAAACTGAAGGCGCGGTGAGTCGAGTACTCGCGGTTGGCTAGCAGAGGGACTTATCCAGGGATAAAAGAATCCTTGAAGGAAGGGAGAGTTATCGATAGATCTCTACTGGTGGAACCGGCTAACGTCTCTGGTCAGTCTTGACTTCGCTCCACTCAACCTCAGATGCTGTGGAGACCTTTTGCGATGCAAAAAAGACTATAGAACGGGATAATTAAGGTAATGGGTGAAAATAtacgaaattataaaacactagcttttgttttgttttccgttataaaagtagtagtttcccgggagcctctcaaactgtctccataccaaatttcatcttaatacgttgggtagtttttgagtttaacacgttcaggcagacagatgcagcgggggactttgttttataatattttttagaacttttaagaggaataatcccgtcatacatcattgttgcataactttaatcgtttacgcagcgcatgcaacggaagctctcaaaactaataagttttccccgtttttgcaacatgtttcattactgctccgctccgattggtcatagcgtgatgatatataggctatagcactccaggaacaaagggctatccaacacaaaaagattttttcagttcaaacacggtagttcctgagattagccattactgctccgctcctattagtcatagcgtgatgatatatagcctatagcactccaggaacaaagtgctatccaacacaaaaatatttttttcagttcgatctgatagttcctgagattagccattactgctccgctcctattggtcatagcgtgatgatatataccccatagtactccacgaacaaagaactatccaacacaaaaatatttttcagtttgaaccggtagttcctgagattagccattactgctccgctcctattagtcatagcgtgatgatatatagcctatagcactacactaataaagagctatccaacacaaaaagaatttttcagttcgaaccggtagttcctgagattagtcattactgctccgctcctattggtcatagcgtgatgatatatagcctatagcactccacgaacaaagggctatccaacgcaaaaataatttttcaatttggactggtagttcctgagattagcgcgttcaaacaaacaaacaaacaaacaaacaaacaaacaaacaaactcttcagctttatataatagtatagatatatagatatcaataataactaaatatataattaaaataagtgtattaGATGGTATAGAgagattattaattaattttgtactaAGTCACAAGGATTCTTAACATTCttggaaatatattattcactagcttttgctcgcggctccgcccgcgttataaagtttttcaggctaaagttttccgttataaaaatagtagtttcccgggagcctatattcttcccagggtctcaaactgtctccataccaaatttcatcttaatacgttaggtagtttttgagtttaacacgttaaggcagacagatgcagcggggaactttgttatattatttagaacttttaagtgaaacaatcccgtcatacatcattgttgcataactttaaccgtttacgcagcgcaggcaacggaagctctcaaaactcataattttccccgttttgcaacatgtttcattgctgctccgctcctattggtcatagcatgatgatataaagcctatagcactccaggaacaaagggctatccaacacaaaaagattttttcagttcaaaccggtagttcctgagattagccattactgctccgctcctattggtcatagcgtgatgatatatagcttatagcggtccacaaataaagggctatccaacacaaaacgaatttttcagttgaaaccggtagttcctgagattagccattactgctccgctcctattgaatatagcgtgatgatatatagcctatagctctccacgaacaaagggctatccaacgcaaaaagaatttttcaatttggaccggtagttcctgagattagccattactgccccgctcctattgggtatagcgtgatgatatatagcctatagcactccacgaacaaagggctatccaacgcaaaaagaatttttcagtttggaccggtagttcctgagattagccattactgccccgctcctattgggtatagcgtgatgatatatagcctatagcactccacgaacaaagggctatccaacgcaaaaagaatttttcagtttggaccggtagttcctgagattagccattactgccccgctcctattgggtatagcgtgatgatatatagcctatagcactccacgaacaaagggctatccaaagcaaaagaatttttcagtttggaccggtagttcctgagattagcgcgttcaaacaaacaaacaaacaaacaaacaaacaaacaaacaaacaaacaaacaaacaaacaaacaaacaaacaaacaaacaaacaaacaaacaaacaaacaaacaaacaaacaaacaaacaaacaaacaaacaaacaaacaaacaaacaaacaaacaaacaaacaaacaaacaaacaaactcttcagctttatataatagtatagattatttgcATTCCCGTATCAAGGAAACATTTTGTAATGAGACGGGAGACCTTGTTCTGATAGTGTTATTCAAAGAATCATTAACAGTTCCATTATTGTTTGGTTATCGCTTTGAGACTGATATAATAACGCAGTGTTGGTCATCCTGGTGTCCGCTGTTCCTTAAGGGTCCCTATACCTAACGAGGTCTACAGATAAAGTAGAAATAAGTCTATCAATATCTAAAACATGAAAGAATAGTCACATGCTTAACAAGAAGATAGATTTGGtacacattataaattaaaattaaactactttttcggattttatcttggttttttatattttagtgagACGACTCCCCGGGGTCCCTCCCGtgaacatgaaggctgcaaagtcttcgaaacgtcgggagaaaaataaaatattaaaaccgcgataaaatccgaaaaagtagtttaattttaatgtctcacattcgcgtaaacataagaaatcattacacattataacattttattttgttgttttttttttgtaaagggTTCTGCTGCAACCATAAAATAATCCAGTAACTGC
Encoded here:
- the LOC115448828 gene encoding LOW QUALITY PROTEIN: uncharacterized protein LOC115448828 (The sequence of the model RefSeq protein was modified relative to this genomic sequence to represent the inferred CDS: deleted 1 base in 1 codon), which produces MPTIVTGGNGCPSAMASDQESCSDEEPDSEMLSDDLCLPDSDDDRQPRTVQTLSEDLQPLNSCIIRAPRKLFTNCRERWRQQNVSGAFAELRRLVPTHPPDKKLSKNEILRMAIRYIGLLCEVLEWQKTHGLSMNKENSASLAIKCESPLSPQSRRLLLKRPYYEDEGPRAKVFDSDQRCGNEENEETIFRRSCQRTSDQYKDRIIFGKDHLRVFKNQYYFPSRWRQNMPFRNIADRNGNNLLMIAPAQNGKDDGKNGQKDKDKDDGK